From Coffea eugenioides isolate CCC68of unplaced genomic scaffold, Ceug_1.0 ScVebR1_1446;HRSCAF=2293, whole genome shotgun sequence:
CCTTTCACCTTTTCCAGTTTGATTTTTTTGGTCGTTCGGTAAATATTAGAACATGGGGTAGTATTAACTCGATAGACCAAGTTTTCTGATAGCAATTCCCTTGGTTACAACTTTTTATGTTGTCTCTAATTAAATCACCAGGGACTTGTGTTGCCACGACTCCTTGCTCTTTCTCTGGCCTTACTGTTTTATTGTCTTCCTTAGTGTATTCTACTTGAGTATCTCTTCTACAAGCTAAGGTTACCTATTGCAAGCTCTGACTTACTGGATAGTGTTTGATTCACCAGTAGAATAAACTCTTTGAAGGGTAACTAGGTAAATAACAGTCAACAAGTAATGTCTGTAATAGTTCCATGGCCATGATGAAGCTGTTTGATGCTAATTGTCACCTACAAGAAATTTCTTGTGTTCTTTGATTCTTTGTTCTACCTTTCAATTGTCCATTATTTATTCTTAtttgtgttttgcatttttctccTATTTCCTCTTTACATTTTGCGTGCAGTTTTCTTCGTCCGTGGTTGCTATAAAgaactttctttcttcttcatcttctgtTATATATCTGCAGCTTGAATTGTTTCAGGGTgactctctttctctcttttttttatggatttttgtatttctttattatttatattaaatactCTGCAACctgttttttaaaattttgctgTAGGTTACATGTTTGTTCTTTTTCCCCCCTGTTTAGTTTTTGTTCTGGcagtttttgtttcttcttaAAGTCTTTCAAAAGGATATGAGTCTATCCAATAATTGTTTGACAGATCTTTCGTATTTTGATGTCATTTATTGATTAGTTTTCATATACTCCTTTATTTTCCTGTTGTATTCAATAGATATTAATCTTTACATCTGTTTCTACTGTATATCTATTTCTTTCTTGGTTCTGTTAGTTGAATTTTATTGTTCGTTGTTGTGTTGGTTTTAGATActacttttctctcttttgtctcatttttcttttgcctgtGCTTTTGTAAATTATTTTATGTTCCTTGTTCCTTGGTTAATTAAGTTAGATGGATAGAAATGCAATACGCCGAAAACGATACGCAGAAATGCCCCAAAACGAGAAGGCTGCGCTTTTACGTCGCCGAAGTGAAGCTAGGgctgcaaagaaaagaaaagaatcatcGCGTTCTTTTGTTCGTAGTGTTCCACTCGGTTATGTTGAAACAGGTGTATTCTTCCCTAATTCTTCTTCACGTGGAGACAGTAACATCCAGGATAGTCGGAACAATGATGTTACACTGAATGAAATGTTATAACATAGGTCGATTGGTTTTGCTAATGATCAGGATGTTCTGATTAAAGAGAGATTGGACTACATGACCAGTAGTGGAGCTGCTGTCACTAATGTTTCTAGTCCTACTCCTCCTTCTGTTGTTCCCATTGAATCAAATCCACTTTTTATTATTCCTGAAGGTATATCAAGCCTGATTTTTCCCTACAGATCAGCCATGTCTTTGTCACTCTATTGTTATACCAGTATCTTGCCTTAATTTTAATTAGGCATCCTATCCTGCTACAAATCCAGCCTTTAATTTATATACATTACAGAAACTTCACTTATCGGTGAGCTAGGGAGTGGAAGAGGTAGGAAAAAAACTGGTACGATTATGCAAAGAGAAGAACAATGTGGATCTTCTCATGATTATCATGCAGCACAGTCTTCTAGGAAAAGGTACATGAATACCGTATTGACAAAAACATCTCTTATCTAAAAAAAAACACTGTTATCTTTTCTGCTAAGAATAAGCCAAAATTTGATCTTCAAACATGTATCAGCTTTGAATCTTTAAGTCATTCATCAGTAAACTCTATTCCTTCTTCTATTACATTGGATCCTCAGCTAAGAAATATTACTGACAAGCAAAAAGAAGCATGCTTTCCAATTTCTAATCTTTGGTCTACTGTTTAATCTTCTAGGCAGCAACGCAAGAACACCTCGTCAAAAACATTGACTCGGGGTCCTCAAAACAGTACAGTTCTGCCTAATGAGATTAACCAGAGGTTTAATATTCAGAATCAGAATTCAGATAATGCTTTTCATCATATTAATGAGCCAAATTCAGAAATCAATAATGTTATCAACTACAAATCTTTGGATCACTTTTCAACAGACCATGCATCTTCTTCTACTCAAGTTGATTCTGAACCTAGATGTGTCTCTAAAGGTATAATATTGGTTCTTTAAATTGTTATCTTTGCCAATATCTTTTGCTATTTCTTTGGTTTCTTCTGATcacagaagaaaaaaaagaaaatgcactATCCACCATATCTGTAATATATCTATACCAAGATATTCTGCAATGGAGATCTTATTAAGATTTACTATTGTAGTTATCCAGCCTTGCAATGAAAATTCAGCTCTGCAACATCAAGCAAAGGCTGATGTTGCCAACAGAAGAAAAAGACATAGAAATCGTTGTAATCTTACCGCTACTGTTACTCCTCCCAGGCCAAAACGTAGCCATCTTGTTCGTAACAAAGGCCGCGTACCAGGTTGCATTTCGTTTATCAGTGACCCTAATACTGTCTAAGTCATTTTTATACTATTTTCTCCCTCTTGCAAATCTGGACTTTGTTATTCTATCAACTATATTGATCCATCTACAGGGGCAAATGGTAGTGGTGCTAGGACATATCTTTCAAGAATTGATCATATTCCTGATGCACCTTTACTCCTTCCTGATGCTCCTAACTATCAATATTGTGGGGCTAAGAGGTTTTATTTAGAACCTCCTACTTTTTGTTGTTCCAAAGGGGAAATCTCTATTGTCGCTCCTCGCATGCCTTATGCTCTCAAGCGTCTTTTCACAGGAAATGATGAAGAGAGTGAGCATTTTAGAAAATTAGCTCGTACCTATAATAACAACTTGGCTTTCACAGCTTTTGCTGCAAAATATGATTCCGAATTAACAAAGAATACGAAGGGTGTTTATACTTTTCGTGTTCAAGGCCACGTTTATCATTTTCTCAATAGCTTATCACAATCAGGTTATAGGTCTTCTGGAATTCAACTATATTTTTTTGATACTAATGAGGAACTCAAACGAAGAGTAGCTAGCTGTGACAAGTTGCGTGAGAGCACTTTAAGGTTGTTGATGGATATTCTTTCTGACAATCCTTATGCtagatttttcaaagatcttaGAGATGTGCCAAATATTAACAACTTCAACATTGCTCTTAGCTGCTACCCAACTCTAGACCATCGTGTATATAATCTTCCTTCTACTTCTCAAGTTGCTGCAATATGGACTGAAAGTGATGACGAGTCTCTTGATAAACAAGCACATATTCTGGTCTATAGTCACTCAAATACAAGTCATAGGATTCAACACTACTACGGTTGTTATGACCCTTTACAATATTCTTTATTATTTCCTCGGGGTGAATCTGGATGGCACCATGGAATTAAACGAGTCTATAAGAGAAAAAGAGGTAATGCTTTATGTGAGGATGAAATTAATATTGATCCATTTTCTGTTGAACACTCCTCTGATTTGATTGATCTTGAAAGAAGAGGCAAGTGCACATGCTGTCTTCTCAAATTTCtgaatattatttgaaataaatacATTTCTTCATTCATATattgtttctttcctttttatagcTGCTGACCGTGGCAAGAAAGAGGAATATACTGTCTCGACTAGAGAATATTATTGTTATAGATTTCAAATTAGAGATAATGATGAATCCATGTTGTTGCATACACTTAGATTATTACAACAATTTTCTGTTGATGGGTATGTAAAGATTGAAACTTCTAGGTTGGATTTTCAACAAAAAAGACAGAATGATATTCGGACTGAAATTCTTGAGGGAGTGATGGATAGTCTTTCAGTAGGCCAGACTGAAGGTTCAAAGATTGGTCGTAAAGTGATATTACCAGCTTCATTCATAGGCGGACCACGAGATATGAGGCGTCGATATCTTGATGCCATGGCCTTGGTTCAAAAGTATGGAAAACCTGATATTTTTCTTACGATGACATGCAATCCGATGTGGAAAGAAATTCAAGACAACCTGCAATTTACAGAAAAACCTCAAGATAGACCAAATCTTTTATCTAGAGTTTTCAGAGCAAAATTTGAAATGCTTAAATCTAAACTTTTAGATAAGAAAATCTTTAGAGAGGTAGCTGCATGTGTTTATGTTATTGAATTCCAAAAAAGAGGATTTCCTCATGctcatttattattaattttgaaaCCACAGTTCAAGTTGTTGAATCCTCAATCTTATGATAGGATAGTATCTGCCGAGCACCCTAATCCTCATCAATATCCTCATCTATACTCTCTTGTTCTTAAACACATGATTCATGGTCCATGCGGAGTTATGGATCAAACTAGCCCATGTATGAGGAATGGTTCATGCAAGAATCATTATCCAAAAAATTTCTGCGAACAAACGGTCCATGCTGAAGACAATTATCCATGTTATAGGAGAAGAGATGATGGTAAAAAGATAAAGGTGCGTAGATATCAGCTTGACAATAGATGGGTTATTCCATATTGTCCTTATCTATTGGCCCTTTTTGATTGCCACATGAATGTAGAAGTTTGTTCTACTTTGAAGCTGGTgaaatatttatacaaatatatCTTCAAAGGACATGATCTTGTTAGTTTTAAGATTGTTACTGGAGGAAGCTCTGATGATGTCGATGAAATAAAAGAGTTCCAGCAGGGAAGATGGATTTCACCCCCTGAAGCATTTTGGCGAATCTTTGAATTCTGATTAAATGAGATGACCCCAGCAGTTTATTCTCTTCAAGTTCATCTTCCTGGTCAGCAGCTTATCAGTTTCAACAAAAATTCAAATCTTTTGGAATTGATGAGAAAGATTGATTTTTCAAAGACCATGCTAATCGAGTTCTTTGAAATGAACAAAGCAAACTCAAAAGCTGAAAATTTGAAATGCTTTCATAGAGACTTTCCTGAGCATTTTGTTTGGTCCactaaatttaaaatttggacTGAGAGAAAATGTAAAAAGGTTATTGGAAGACTGGTAACAATTAGTCCTAAGAAAGGAGAAAGGTATTATCTTAGACTGTTGCTAAATCATGTGCGAGCACCTACGTCATTTGATGACCTTTTAACTGTTAAtggtcaaaaaatgaattgcttTAGGGAAGCTGCTTTGAACCTTGGTCTATTACAGTCTGATACATATATAGAAGATACGCTTGAGGAAGCAGCAATTTTTCAAATGCCATTATCATTGAGACTATTATTTGCTACTGTTCTTGTTCATTGTTCACCCACTGATCCAAAATTACTCTGGGATGAATTTGAACAACAGCTATGTAGTGATTATCAAAGATCACAAGAACTTTATCACTATTTTTCTGCTGAAATCAGAAGTAAAGTTTTGAAAGATATTAGCAGATTGCTTGAATAGATGGGTAAAAATATTGATGATTACCATTTAGTTCCAGATAGTTTTAGAAGTGCATATCATGAACAGTTAACAAAGGAAATTGACAGTGAAAGGAATATTGAAGTATTACCAGAAGATCTGTTTTTGCCTTTTAAATTGAATGCTCAGCAACGGCATGCTTACGATTTAATTCTGCATGCAATTTCTTCTTCTGTTGGCCAAAGTTTCTTTATCGATGGTCCGGGTGGAACTGGTAAAACCTTTCTCTATAGGTCACTTTTAGCTACTTTAAGATCTCAAGGACATGTTGCTATTGCAGTCGCAACATCCGGTGTTGCAGCATCTGTTCTTCCAGGTGGAAGAACAGCCCATTCTAGATTTAAAATACCGCTGGATTTGTCAACaaataaaacttgctagctcaGTAAGCAAGGTAGTGTTGCAAGACTACTTTTTGAATCAAAACTGATATTGTGGGATGAAGCATCAATGGCCAAAAAAGAAACTATTGAAGCCTTTGATCATTGCTTAAAGACATAATAGAATCTGAGCTACCATTTGGAGGAAAGGTGATAGTTTTTGGAGGAGTTTTCGACAAACTTTACCTGTGATTGAGCGAGCTTCAAAACAAACTCTCATAGAAGCTAGCCTTCCTAATTCACCTCTATGGAATAAATTTCATATGTTGAA
This genomic window contains:
- the LOC113755364 gene encoding uncharacterized protein LOC113755364, which encodes MPQNEKAALLRRRSEARAAKKRKESSRSFVRSVPLGYVETGVFFPNSSSRGDSNIQDSRNNDDVLIKERLDYMTSSGAAVTNVSSPTPPSVVPIESNPLFIIPEETSLIGELGSGRGRKKTGTIMQREEQCGSSHDYHAAQSSRKRQQRKNTSSKTLTRGPQNSTVLPNEINQRFNIQNQNSDNAFHHINEPNSEINNVINYKSLDHFSTDHASSSTQVDSEPRCVSKVIQPCNENSALQHQAKADVANRRKRHRNRCNLTATVTPPRPKRSHLVRNKGRVPGANGSGARTYLSRIDHIPDAPLLLPDAPNYQYCGAKRFYLEPPTFCCSKGEISIVAPRMPYALKRLFTGNDEESEHFRKLARTYNNNLAFTAFAAKYDSELTKNTKGVYTFRVQGHVYHFLNSLSQSGYRSSGIQLYFFDTNEELKRRVASCDKLRESTLRLLMDILSDNPYARFFKDLRDVPNINNFNIALSCYPTLDHRVYNLPSTSQVAAIWTESDDESLDKQAHILVYSHSNTSHRIQHYYGCYDPLQYSLLFPRGESGWHHGIKRVYKRKRGNALCEDEINIDPFSVEHSSDLIDLERRAADRGKKEEYTVSTREYYCYRFQIRDNDESMLLHTLRLLQQFSVDGYVKIETSRLDFQQKRQNDIRTEILEGVMDSLSVGQTEGSKIGRKVILPASFIGGPRDMRRRYLDAMALVQKYGKPDIFLTMTCNPMWKEIQDNLQFTEKPQDRPNLLSRVFRAKFEMLKSKLLDKKIFREVAACVYVIEFQKRGFPHAHLLLILKPQFKLLNPQSYDRIVSAEHPNPHQYPHLYSLVLKHMIHGPCGVMDQTSPCMRNGSCKNHYPKNFCEQTVHAEDNYPCYRRRDDGKKIKVRRYQLDNRWVIPYCPYLLALFDCHMNVEVCSTLKLVKYLYKYIFKGHDLVSFKIVTGGSSDDVDEIKEFQQGRWISPPEAFWRIFEF